A genome region from Hevea brasiliensis isolate MT/VB/25A 57/8 chromosome 9, ASM3005281v1, whole genome shotgun sequence includes the following:
- the LOC110670461 gene encoding uncharacterized protein LOC110670461: protein MYDAAIPFNAVNYPSFQVMVESIGQFGIGMKAPSFHEVRVPLLNEEVAEVNNSLKSYEEEWAKYGCSIVADGWTDKKQRTLINFLVNSPKGTVFMESVYASEYSKTGNKMYDLLNRFVERVEEANVVQVVTDNASNCVLVGKLLETKCPHLYWTPCAAHCLDLMLEDIGKIPKIHNTIKRAVTLNGYIYIRPGVVNMLRHFTGERELIRPAVIRFATTFLTLQRIHKHKANLRKMFSSEEWTKSKWAKELFGKKVYSIVMMPTFWTNIVYILKIFGPLVRVLRLVDGEKMHAMGYIYEAMDRAKEAIAKSFNENEEKYRTIFEIIDKRWESQLHRPLHAAGYYLNPEFFYSNEKINEDVEVVTGLYQVVVRLIPSKEEQDKIMAQLPFYQNAEGIFGMDMAIRNQKKVSPATWWLTYGATTPNLRNFAVKVLSLTCSASGCERNWSIFEHIHSKKRNRLAQNRLNDLVFAKYNRSLKRRYNAYDRIDPISLKDIDDSNEWLMGQMEEEMDRDELVFKDDDLTWNVVAAATGAEENAYNTRLSKGKNVASTSQQKRKVSSTRTSSLLEDEEENDDDEDVDLEDEYEEDNEDDEEDEEDFDTSIDVD, encoded by the exons ATGTATGATGCGGCAATTCCTTTTAATGCTGTCAAttatccaagttttcaagttATGGTGGAGTCTATTGGTCAATTTGGTATTGGTATGAAAGCACCTAGTTTTCATGAGGTGCGGGTTCCCTTATTGAATGAAGAAGTTGCTGAGGTGAACAATTCATTAAAGTCCTATGAAGAAGAATGGGCAAAGTATGGTTGTTCTATAGTGGCAGATGGTTGGACTGATAAGAAACAAAGGACTTTGATTAATTTCTTGGTGAATTCTCCAAAGGGAACTGTTTTCATGGAATCTGTTTATGCTTCAGAGTACTCAAAAACTGGTAATAAGATGTATGACCTGCTTAATAGATTTGTAGAGCGTGTTGAAGAGGCTAATGTGGTTCAAGTTGTGACAGATAATGCTAGCAATTGTGTGCTTGTAG gGAAGTTGTTAGAAACAAAGTGCCCTCATTTGTATTGGACTCCTTGTGCTGCTCATTGCCTAGATTTGATGCTAGAAGATATTGGAAAAATTCCCAAAATTCATAACACAATTAAAAGGGCAGTGACATTGAATGGATATATTTACATTCGTCCGGGTGTGGTGAACATGTTGCGGCACTTTACTGGTGAAAGAGAGCTAATTAGGCCAGCTGTCATAAGATTTGCAACTACTTTTCTCACCCTTCAACGCATACATAAGCACAAGGCAAATTTGAGAAAGATGTTTAGCTCAGAGGAATGGACCAAAAGTAAGTGGGCAAAAGAACTGTTTGGTAAAAAAGTATACAGTATTGTCATGATGCCTACTTTTTGGACTAATATTGTTTATATCTTAAAGATATTTGGTCCATTAGTTCGTGTGCTTAGATTAGTTGATGGTGAGAAAATGCATGCAATGGGATATATTTATGAGGCGATGGATAGGGCTAAAGAAGCAATTGCAAAGTCATTtaatgaaaatgaagaaaaatatagGACAATTTTTGAGATTATTGATAAACGATGGGAAAGCCAACTCCATCGACCTTTGCACGCAGCTGGATATTATTTGAATCctgaatttttttattcaaatgaGAAAATTAATGAAGATGTTGAGGTTGTTACCGGTTTATACCAAGTTGTAGTAAGGTTGATTCCAAGCAAAGAAGAGCAAGATAAAATAATGGCACAATTACCTTTTTATCAAAATGCTGAAGGTATCTTTGGGATGGATATGGCAATTAGGAATCAAAAGAAAGTATCTCCAG ctACATGGTGGCTAACTTATGGAGCAACAACTccaaatttgagaaattttgctGTTAAAGTGCTTAGCCTCACTTGTAGTGCATCTGGTTGTGAGCGTAATTGGAGCATCTTTGAGCAT ATTCACAGTAAAAAAAGAAATAGACTAGCTCAAAATCGCTTGAATGATTTGGTATTTGCTAAGTACAATCGGTCATTAAAGCGTAGATATAATGCATATGACCGCATTGACCCCATCTCATTGAAAGACATTGATGATAGTAATGAATGGTTGATGGGTCAAATGGAGGAAGAGATGGATAGAGATGAACTTGTTTTTAAAGATGATGATTTGACATGGAATGTGGTTGCTGCAGCTACTGGAGCTGAAGAGAATGCCTACAACACTAGATTAAGCAAAGGGAAAAATGTTGCATCTACATCACAGCAAAAAAGAAAAGTATCATCCACTCGTACTTCTTCACTTCTTGAAGACGAGGAAGaaaatgatgatgatgaagatgttGATTTGGAAGATGAGTATGAGGAGGAtaatgaagatgatgaagaagatgaagaggattTTGATACTTCTATTGATGTGGATTGA